A genomic region of Gossypium hirsutum isolate 1008001.06 chromosome D01, Gossypium_hirsutum_v2.1, whole genome shotgun sequence contains the following coding sequences:
- the LOC107922180 gene encoding zinc finger CCCH domain-containing protein 30: MCCGSERLNSKLTPRTSNSSFEDNRLPRVDMNHLTVATEDTFASLLELAANNDVEGFKRSMEHDPSGVDEVGLWYGRQKGSKQMVNEERTPLMVASMYGSIDVIKLILSSSDADVNRLCGRDKSTALHCAASGGADNVIDVVKLLLAAGADVNTVDANGHLPVDVIVVPPKLGAVKSTLEELLAIEGSGFDWNSQLAAVANSDSFPLLPLKENGSLSSGSDSPMKSKPIDAPISSASEKKEYPIDPSLPDIKNSIYSTDEFRMYSFKVRPCSRAYSHDWTECPFVHPGENARRRDPRKFHYSCVPCPDFRKGTCRRGDMCEYAHGVFECWLHPAQYRTRLCKDGTSCARRVCFFAHTADELRPLYVSTGSAVPSPRLSTSGATAMDFAAAMSVLPGSPSSVSVMSPSPFTPPMSPSMNGMSHSNVGWPQPNVPALHLLGSNLQSSRLRSSLNARDIQAEDFNLLSDFDVQQLRLMNELPRLTQPSMSSSSFNRSGRMKTLTPSNLDDLFSAESSSPRYSDQAMAAAVFSPTHKSAVLNQFQQQQNMLSPINTNFSPKSIEHPLLQASLSGRMSPRNVEPISPMSSRVSMLAQREKQQQFRSLSSRELGSGSAAIVGSPVNSWSKWGSSNGKPDWAVNADGLDKHRRSSSFELGNGDEPDLSWIQSLVKESPTEIKEKIAAPVSGEVSSVNADPVDNAVLGAWLEQMQLDQLVAQQN; the protein is encoded by the coding sequence ATGTGCTGTGGATCGGAGCGATTAAACTCGAAGCTGACTCCAAGAACATCGAATTCTTCTTTCGAAGATAACAGACTTCCTCGTGTGGATATGAATCACTTGACTGTAGCAACTGAAGATACTTTTGCAAGTCTGCTTGAGCTTGCTGCTAATAATGATGTCGAGGGCTTTAAACGATCGATGGAACATGATCCTTCTGGTGTTGATGAGGTTGGATTGTGGTATGGTCGTCAGAAAGGCTCGAAACAGATGGTTAATGAGGAGAGAACTCCATTGATGGTTGCTTCTATGTATGGTAGCATCGATGTTATTAAGCTGATTCTTTCGTCTTCGGATGCTGATGTTAACCGACTGTGTGGCCGTGACAAAAGCACTGCCCTTCATTGTGCTGCATCTGGTGGGGCTGATAATGTTATCGATGTTGTGAAGCTGCTTTTAGCGGCTGGTGCTGATGTAAATACGGTTGACGCAAATGGTCATCTTCCTGTTGATGTTATTGTTGTTCCTCCAAAGCTTGGAGCTGTGAAATCAACTCTTGAAGAACTCCTTGCAATCGAGGGTTCTGGTTTTGATTGGAATTCACAGTTGGCAGCCGTTGCAAATTCCGACTCCTTCCCTCTATTGCCTTTGAAGGAAAATGGGTCATTGTCATCTGGTTCAGATTCCCCGATGAAGTCAAAGCCAATTGATGCTCCAATTTCTTCAGCATCAGAGAAGAAAGAATATCCGATTGATCCATCTCTTCCGGACATCAAGAATAGCATCTATTCAACTGATGAATTTCGGATGTATTCATTCAAGGTGCGGCCTTGCTCACGTGCCTACTCCCATGATTGGACCGAGTGCCCATTTGTTCACCCTGGGGAGAACGCTCGGAGAAGGGATCCTAGGAAGTTCCATTACAGTTGTGTTCCTTGCCCTGATTTTCGCAAGGGGACTTGTAGGCGCGGAGATATGTGCGAATATGCTCATGGTGTTTTCGAATGCTGGCTACACCCTGCTCAGTATCGGACCAGGTTGTGCAAGGATGGTACTAGTTGTGCTAGGAGAGTTTGCTTCTTTGCTCATACAGCTGATGAACTTCGTCCTCTGTATGTCTCCACTGGTTCTGCTGTTCCTTCTCCTCGATTGAGTACTTCTGGTGCTACAGCTATGGATTTTGCTGCCGCCATGAGTGTCTTGCCTGGATCACCTTCATCTGTATCTGTTATGTCTCCCTCACCATTCACTCCACCCATGTCTCCCTCCATGAATGGCATGTCTCATTCTAATGTTGGCTGGCCACAGCCTAATGTTCCAGCCCTCCATCTTCTGGGAAGCAACCTTCAATCCAGTCGCCTGCGATCTTCTCTTAATGCTAGAGACATTCAAGCTGAAGACTTTAACTTGCTGTCTGATTTTGATGTGCAGCAACTTCGGCTGATGAATGAATTACCCAGACTTACTCAGCCTTCAATGAGTTCAAGTTCTTTTAACCGATCTGGTCGAATGAAGACCCTGACCCCATCAAACCTAGATGACCTCTTTTCTGCTGAGAGCTCATCTCCACGATACTCTGATCAAGCGATGGCTGCTGCTGTTTTCTCTCCGACCCATAAATCTGCCGTTCTTAATCAATTTCAGCAACAGCAAAACATGCTATCAcctataaatacaaatttttctcctaaaaGTATCGAGCATCCTCTCTTGCAGGCTTCTCTATCTGGTAGGATGTCCCCTCGAAATGTCGAACCTATCTCACCAATGAGCTCTCGGGTCTCAATGTTAGCTCAACGGGAGAAGCAGCAACAATTTCGTAGCCTAAGCTCTAGGGAGCTTGGCTCTGGCTCGGCTGCCATTGTTGGTTCCCCGGTTAATTCATGGTCAAAATGGGGATCCTCTAATGGGAAGCCAGACTGGGCTGTCAATGCCGATGGGTTGGACAAGCATCGCAGGTCTTCCTCGTTTGAGCTTGGTAACGGGGATGAGCCCGATTTATCATGGATTCAATCCCTTGTAAAAGAATCTCCCACTGAGATCAAAGAGAAAATAGCAGCACCAGTCTCGGGTGAGGTTTCTAGTGTGAATGCAGATCCGGTCGATAATGCAGTGTTGGGTGCTTGGCTGGAGCAAATGCAGCTCGATCAACTCGTGGCTCAGCAAAACTGA